One Pseudodesulfovibrio cashew DNA window includes the following coding sequences:
- a CDS encoding MFS transporter — protein sequence MDTLRKNIGFIAATLSMLTAFAASATPIPLYDVYRRAEGLTYADLALTAVVYFIGAITALLIFGRISNHLGRKPVTFIAFALAAMASLILLDVDSALPLILARLLLGLSCGLASSAIAAYVVDSAPPSLSWLSAVIVGNSPMVGLTLGALSSGVLVEYAPYPRMLCYLVVLVEVAVAAVLVFLGKETVERKPGLVASFRPAFSLPQADRRLYPISACLFVSTWALGGFFQAYGPSIAADQLGSQSTITAALVFSSFLLPSAIGGPLSARLSPARAQRYGITVFVLAVGGILYSVQTSMIAIFFVMSAIAGAAQGVALTGSIRSLLDGIGPQDRAGVLSLIYATSYTGAAVTSFMAGQLSKFMSMFQLLLCYEGLAIIACVITLVFARNPRH from the coding sequence TTGGATACCCTTCGAAAAAATATAGGCTTCATCGCGGCGACGCTGTCCATGCTGACGGCCTTTGCCGCGTCCGCCACCCCGATTCCGCTCTATGACGTCTATCGCCGCGCGGAAGGATTGACCTACGCGGATCTCGCCCTGACCGCAGTGGTGTACTTCATCGGTGCCATCACGGCGTTGCTCATATTCGGCCGCATCTCCAATCATCTTGGGAGGAAACCGGTCACTTTCATCGCCTTTGCCCTCGCGGCCATGGCCAGCCTCATCCTGCTGGACGTGGACAGCGCGCTTCCGCTGATACTCGCCCGTCTGCTGCTCGGCCTGTCTTGCGGGTTGGCCTCCAGCGCCATCGCGGCCTATGTCGTGGACAGCGCTCCGCCGTCCCTGAGTTGGCTGTCAGCAGTGATTGTGGGCAACTCCCCCATGGTAGGGCTGACCCTGGGCGCATTGTCGTCAGGCGTGCTTGTGGAGTACGCCCCGTACCCACGGATGCTTTGTTATCTGGTAGTTCTTGTCGAAGTGGCAGTGGCTGCCGTGCTGGTCTTTTTGGGCAAGGAGACGGTAGAGCGCAAGCCAGGGCTGGTGGCCTCGTTTCGTCCGGCCTTTTCCCTGCCCCAGGCTGACCGGCGGCTGTACCCCATTTCCGCCTGTCTTTTCGTTTCAACGTGGGCTCTCGGCGGGTTCTTTCAGGCCTATGGGCCGTCCATAGCCGCAGACCAGCTCGGATCGCAGAGTACGATAACGGCAGCCCTCGTGTTTTCGTCTTTCCTGCTCCCCAGCGCCATCGGGGGCCCGCTCTCGGCACGGCTTTCCCCCGCCAGGGCGCAGCGTTACGGGATAACGGTCTTTGTCCTTGCGGTCGGTGGCATTCTTTACTCCGTACAGACGTCCATGATCGCCATCTTTTTTGTCATGAGCGCCATCGCGGGAGCGGCACAGGGGGTAGCGCTGACGGGAAGCATCCGTTCCCTGCTTGACGGTATCGGCCCCCAGGATCGCGCCGGCGTTTTGTCTTTGATCTATGCGACGTCATACACCGGCGCCGCGGTAACCAGCTTCATGGCTGGGCAGTTGTCCAAGTTCATGAGTATGTTTCAATTGCTGCTCTGCTACGAGGGGTTGGCGATCATCGCTTGCGTCATCACTCTCGTCTTTGCGCGCAATCCCCGGCACTAA